AAGACGATGACACAGAACAATCTATTGGGGTcagaaaaagaataaaaggaaaaaataaaggaaagggAAAATAGGGTTGAATGGCTCTATTGCCTTATCAGATACGTTTGTTAAttcttaataaataatataaacacgagatgatatttttattatcattgtcgttttgttttatttataaatcagACCGTCATTCCCCTCATACGTATTTTCATCCAAAACTCATAGTTTGTATTAAGATCCTTAAGTAACTGTCAATTTACAAAACCACATTTTACTCCCTCTTGTAACTTTCGAACGTCTATTTTTATCTACATAACTAATCAAACTGACTAAGTGGTAATCGAGCATTCACAAAGAAAAATCAAACGTTTATCTTCAGTAAAGTCAGACAATTCTTAATATTGAAAAAGTCTGTTCTATTGTAATAATTTGTTTAAGTCTTTGCACAAAACGAATGTCTATTCCCATACGAGAACAATATAAGatacataataaaaatcacAATCTTTCAACCATTGTCATTTATCACTTGTAGCAATATTTGTTAGATGATATTAATAAAGCACCGAAAGCAGAACCCGTCAACCTACACAACCAATTTAGTTTTCTACTCGTATGTCTCTACCTGAATTACAAAGCAGAACCCTGTTTATTAGAAAATGCGAGATAAAAATTAGAAGCATGTAATATATTAAAAGAGCAGCAAAACATTGTAACAAATGCAAAAAGTGTTATACACAGCACACTGttgtaaaattttttaactTTCTCCTCAAATCTCTATAGAAAATCATGGATCAGCATTGTACAGGTTCTCATAGTACAAAATACTCGGAAACAATACTGTTCCGTTTTAACATTATGATTATAATACGATTTCTAAAGACTACAATGTTATTTAACTGTATAAAGTGGCAACAAATCCTTATCTCTCTCTTTGCATATAACATTGAACGGTTGCATCTCTTTTCAGACATCAGGGATTACAAAACGGATTTCGTAAAATGTGCACCGGAGAATAATGTAGTGCTGTGTAAAGTGAAAAATCCTTGGTTTATTGTAATTCTGTAAGTCTTACTGACCTAACTTCCATTAATGTATTATTAACAAGCATGACACCTTCGATACACATTAACATATTGAACACTATTGAAGGCTCATTGGTATTGGATGATGTATAACCATGTAAAACCTTTGCAAAACATATTGAGAATTAAATCTGAAATGTACTGCGAACTTGCAAACCAATATTTACTGCAACACCATTTGTTTTTGAAgagatatatctcatagaataTTGCCTctaaagtaaattaaaaaaaagaccaTTGCTAGGTACTGTCATGTAAACATAGCGGTCGCAATTTCGTTTGTAACGAGAGTATCTGCTTAGAATATATCTATTTCTTGTTTAGTAAGTAGATCTCCATTCTAGCGCTAAGTCGATCTTATGAGAAATGTCGACTTTTCTCTGTATACTAAGGGATGCAATATGTCTAATCTCGTTGTCGAAGGCTTTTGTAATGACAAACAGCACGCGTGCAAGCGATCACTTCAATCTTTGAAGCAAAGACTTTTTGTCTGAAATTATTTATTCCAAATGCCGATACTGCCTCACACAATTTAACAAGAAACAACGGAAATCAAACAGATAAGgaaatatacatgtatgtacatatCAAACTACtgaaaatgtttcttctttGCTTCCCGTTAGGGATGTTTCGCCTTCGGTAGTACCgacaatttataataaataagttCGTACAATATAGCTCTGTCTCTCACTCGCTCTCTCgatcactcactctctctctctcactctttctcgtCCTTTCAATAATTCATAAATACATATGAACAGTGATTATCACGAGTCGCCATTTGACGAATACAGTGCGTTGCGCGCAGGGATTGCTGAAAAAGAATGAAATCAAGACTCCTGAATTGACAAGATGTGCAGTAAAACAGTAGCTTACTCTAAGTATGCTACTATTAATACGTAGTGAACGCGTTTTTGACTTCAACGAGTTCAAGTCCCGTTTTTAAATCGTCAAAACGCATCTAAGTAACCTGGTTGAGGGCAAAAATCTAATGGATGGAATGTTCCGAATGCAAGGTGTCAAAGATGTGCCAgatgtgacaaaaattgaaacaactTAGGTTTCATTtaaatgagaaataaaatatattccataatattattattcactaTTTCTACACATTCTGTACAGTAATTCAATTTAAGGGTTTTATACCTCAATATACTTTATACAAAAAGGCTACTTATAATCTAACATTAAGACATACCATTGCATGAGCGCCCTACACCTTACCGCCAAACGGCAGATGGGCCGCACGCATGTTTGTACTGGTATTACAGAGTCAGTCGCCAGCGAGTATAACTTCTTCCTCTTGTATCACACACCACACACTAAAATGTTAAAAGTGTGTCTCTGGTGCCTTTCGTATCATTACTTTTTATAGTTACAATTTACTGTCCCCGATTAACTTACTCCATTCTTTGTGATAGTtgcttttttgtttctttcaatttcaTGATTCATATTTcactttctttttctcgaaaaggaaTATATAGAAGAGATTACCATCGCAACGTTGAAATATAATGAAGTGCCTTCATTTTTGCTATGCACgagcttttctttcttttttgtttcatttactTTTTTCTGAGATACTCTTTaccaataaataaaattatattttgtgaaaatatagaattgtaaaaaataaaatctgTCTTTTCGATTTTTGATAATACCGGTACAGAAATAGTGCATTTCGGAGACTCCACGAGCAACAGGACTGTTAATTCAGATCTCTGTCCTCTAAGTACTTGTACTCAAATGTAAagccttctttctttctttgtcccCACTTTTcgtaatcaaaataaatgtaggTTCCCTGAAATAATCATATTTTAAATAGTAAGTTTCTGCTTTATGTTAaagttgtacaatttattttccactatcaatttatactttatattaaCCTGTTCATATTCCTCGTTGATTACTTTCGGTTCCTCGTGTCTTTGAAACCACATCATATACTTGGTATGAAACCTCCAACTTTGTTTCTTTAGAGCTTTTGCAGCTAGGTATTGGCCCTTAGAACCTTCCATGTAATAAAATATGAAGAATAATGTTTCCGTTGAAAGACGTTGGAAGAACTCCACGGTGTCAGAATGGGGAAGTTGGACCTAAgaagtaaaaaataaacattaacaaaaatgtaaataaaaattaaattattatatttttaaagcaCAATTAACTTAAGCAGATCAACTAATGATACGATTATACCTGTTGATAGTAAGGAGGCGTTGGACACAGATTTCTCGGTAAATATGATCGTAAGCGTTCAGAATCAGACGGATGAGGCATATGATAGTAAGCGGCCTCCATCATCTGGAACTGCAGCTGGTGTTCTTTTTGAAGAGGTACCGGTCCGAGTGGCGCAACACCAAGCAGGGGAGGAATGTGTGCTTCCGAGGTGgcattattgttgttattgttcgCTTTAGCACTATCAAAGATGTTTCTATTCGACTCGGACGGCGGTATTTCCAAACCTGATCGGACAATTACTTGCTGGGCTATAGATTTCAAAGAGGACATGCCATCAGGAAGCTTAGGGATGAGACCATTGGCAGTGGATGGCGCTGGCGAGCAGGAATTTGCGGGCAGAGGTGAAGACCTACTGCTAACTGACGATTGTGGTGAAGAAGCTGGTGGGATTGGCGTCGTCATTTCAGTTTCACTGTTATGATTCTGATTTTGTTGATTGTGTAACACATGTGTCGTCTGTATGGGTGCAGGATTATTGTGCTGCTGTGAGATCGTTTGTGGCACATTCGAGGTAACGCTGGACGTAGACGAAGACGACAACAAACCATTTTCGCTGCTGTGAGCTACAAATTTAAGAAATGAACCATACAATTTCCTAGAATGCgttattatcgatattttttatcaatgaatcatgttttaaaaattacttacaGGATGTTTTACTAGAGGTAGAATGGATGGCTTGTGAATTACTATGCGAAGCAGCTACTGTGGCAAAGTTGCCTGCATTCGTTGTTGCAATATGATTACTTGTAGAACTAGGCGAGTTATGGCTAGGTGTCATGGGAATGGTCTTGCTTGGAGTGCTGCTCGACAATAAATTCGACTTTATAGTGACAGTGTTTCCCGTGGTTGGAATGCTCGCCTGTGAATTTAATAGTGGCCTGACTGCTGTAGGTTTCACAGGCTGAAATCAAAGTATTCGATAAAGGTCTACTGGttaacaattattgaaataataaatcaCAGAAATATTATACAAGTGCACCTAATTAGAGTACATATGGAATAATATATATacctttgttttcttgtcattaTCCATAGAACTATCACTTGAATGGTTGTGCATGTTGGAACTCAATGGAGGTGATGGTATAGGCGAAGTACCAGAATTAATTGAGGTTGGTGTACCTCCAGTCTCATTACTATTATTGCTATCCGTAGTTGCTGATGAAGGAATACCGACTCCAGACAACTCTACTTCATCGAGACCAATAATATCATCATAAATATATTCATTCTCCTCAAAATCAGGTTCCTGTGAGGATTCAATATAATACTCTACATCATCTTTTATCCTTTTAATCTGTGAATCaagtaaaaaataaagattaaataattataggactgcagaataaatatatatgacAAAATTTGAATTAATGATTATTGGTACACTTACAGTATTAACTTCAACAGACATATTGTCCAACATGCGTAACAATGTTTCCAATTTACGGATATGGTAACGATGTTTATCAAGCTTTCCCTTTAATTCGTCCATTCTATCCTGCTTATCTTTATCtaacctttttttctttcctgcGAGTAATGATTCTATCTCGGATTCAAATGTATCCAGCTATATCAAAACCAATCAAAAGCAAATTATACTTGTTACAACAAATTTTCTTGTATCTGATTAAGTATAATCATCTACTGCATACCTGAAGATTTAAAGCATCTATGGAATTTGCAAGCCAATTGCtaacttcttctctttctttttgaGCTGGATCAAGTTTTTGAGCTGCTCCTAAACCTTCTTTCGAATAagcttttgtttttgtttctctttcaaCAACTTTAAACCTCTCCATTTGCTGAAAAGAacgtattatatacagtaaatattgtaattttttcaattttaattccttGATAAACTATACTTACAGTTTCTATTAACTTCCTATACTCAAGAAGCGTACTTTTATCCTTAATCTCGCCTGACGCAAGCCAGGTTTTGATCTGATCACGTAACCTCTGGAGTTTTTTGATTTCCTTCTTAAGGTCTGCTTCATATTTCTCCTTCTGATTGCTGTTCGTAGCATTATGAACCTTCTGCCAAATGTCCTCAAATGTCTCTACACCCTCTGTTACTTTTTTAAGGCACCGATCTATTTCACCTAAAATTTAAGAAGCATACATATAGTTGACATGATTATATGAAACATaaacatatataatattatttactaCTAACATTCATTTGTGTCTAAATTCAATGATATCACTTATAatcaatgtaaaaataatattgattgTATTGACAAATATAAACATTAATCTAAACAAACTATTAACAAAACTTAACacacaaaaatgaaataaataaaaaaggagGACGTACTTTTTAATAACAAGTTTGTTTTCATTTAAACAGAAAATGAATAAACTTTTTATAACACTGTATAGGTCATTTATTTGGTTACTTTATTTTTGTAAAGTAAAATGTCTAGTAAAATACATTGTGCAATAACTGTTTCAAACATCTGACTATATACGCAAGACTTAAAAACTATGACCGATCTAGCTGGAAAAGTAATGGGTGCAATAAAACATTGTAAATAGCGGTGAGAactctttattttttcattatgaaCTTCTTTAGAAAGTA
The sequence above is drawn from the Ptiloglossa arizonensis isolate GNS036 chromosome 1, iyPtiAriz1_principal, whole genome shotgun sequence genome and encodes:
- the Not3 gene encoding CCR4-associated factor Not3, with the protein product MAATRKLQGEIDRCLKKVTEGVETFEDIWQKVHNATNSNQKEKYEADLKKEIKKLQRLRDQIKTWLASGEIKDKSTLLEYRKLIETQMERFKVVERETKTKAYSKEGLGAAQKLDPAQKEREEVSNWLANSIDALNLQLDTFESEIESLLAGKKKRLDKDKQDRMDELKGKLDKHRYHIRKLETLLRMLDNMSVEVNTIKRIKDDVEYYIESSQEPDFEENEYIYDDIIGLDEVELSGVGIPSSATTDSNNSNETGGTPTSINSGTSPIPSPPLSSNMHNHSSDSSMDNDKKTKPVKPTAVRPLLNSQASIPTTGNTVTIKSNLLSSSTPSKTIPMTPSHNSPSSTSNHIATTNAGNFATVAASHSNSQAIHSTSSKTSSHSSENGLLSSSSTSSVTSNVPQTISQQHNNPAPIQTTHVLHNQQNQNHNSETEMTTPIPPASSPQSSVSSRSSPLPANSCSPAPSTANGLIPKLPDGMSSLKSIAQQVIVRSGLEIPPSESNRNIFDSAKANNNNNNATSEAHIPPLLGVAPLGPVPLQKEHQLQFQMMEAAYYHMPHPSDSERLRSYLPRNLCPTPPYYQQVQLPHSDTVEFFQRLSTETLFFIFYYMEGSKGQYLAAKALKKQSWRFHTKYMMWFQRHEEPKVINEEYEQGTYIYFDYEKWGQRKKEGFTFEYKYLEDRDLN